A genome region from Haliotis asinina isolate JCU_RB_2024 chromosome 11, JCU_Hal_asi_v2, whole genome shotgun sequence includes the following:
- the LOC137255252 gene encoding large ribosomal subunit protein eL27 — protein sequence MGKFMKSGKVVLILGGRFAGRKAVIVKNYDEGTQDKPYSHALVAGVDRYPRKVTKSMGKKKLKQRSKIKSFIKVYNYNHLMPTRYSVDVNLEKSLVNKDAFRDPGLKRKARREVKAKFEERYKTGKNRWFFQKLRF from the exons ATGGGCAAGTTCATGAAATCAGGCAAAGTTGTCCTTATTCTTGGGGGCAGGTTTGCTGGACGTAAAGCAGTCATAGTAAAG aACTATGATGAAGGCACCCAGGACAAGCCCTacagccatgcattggtggccGGTGTAGACCGTTACCCCCGCAAAGTCACCAAGTCAATGGGCAAGAAGAAACTAAAGCAGAGGTCGAAGATAAAGTCCTTCATCAAGGTCTACAACTACAATCATCTTATGCCGACCAG GTATTCTGTTGATGTGAACCTAGAAAAGTCACTTGTAAATAAGGATGCTTTCAGGGACCCTGGACTCAAAAGGAAAGCAAGACGAGAGGTGAAAGCCAAATTTGAAGAAAG ATACAAGACAGGCAAGAACAGATGGTTTTTCCAAAAGCTGAGGTTCTAA